tagaaaatagaaaGAAATAGATTAGAATATACTTAGAAATAGACAGAAATAGATATTATGCTTACTTTTAATAAAGCAGTAATACAGGGAATAGGACCAGTGTGTTTTTTCTTGGACCACTGTGTTTTTCCTCTCTGTCTTTACATCGCACAATTTCCatattactgtaaataatatgACTGTAACAATATCAGCATAATTAAGatatctaaatgaaaataatataataatgggaACACAAGACATCTCTTGGTTTGGAAatttcttcagtgtgtgtgtgcgtgtgtgcatgtcaaaagtgttgtgagaaaaatatttgttaaaataaattatattgatttttGGCAGATTATATAATCAATGTGTCTGTGCATGGTTGACAAcagtaaagttatttattttgtgtttctcttCCCATAATGGCTTTTTTAGTGTTTCTCTCTGGGTGTAAAAGGATGATGTAGCACTTTGGTGCAAATATGGCCAACAGTAATCCAAAACTTGAAGCCAGGATGGCAAATATCTCAACAGCAACTGCATATTTCCCTGGTGAGCTCACATATGCTGGAACAAATGCAATCCACACAGCACAGAAGATCAGCATACTAAAAGTGATGAACTTGGCTTCATTAAAATTATCTGGAAGATTTCTGGCAAGAAAGGCTAACAGGAAGCTTACTGCTGCCAAAAGTCCAATGTATCCCAGAAGCATTGAAAAACCAGCCACTGAGCCTATAGCACATTCATATACTATTTTAGAGCGGATATACTGGTTGTTTTTATGAGGTGTTGGAGAGGCAGTTGATAGCCAGACTGCACATATAACAATCTGGAGTGCTGTTAGGACCAGAACAGTGCATTTTTGTTGAGCAGCTTCAAACCATTTCATTGCTCCTTTGCCCTCTGGTCGAGATGACTTGAACACGGCTATTACCACCATAGTCTTAACCAGGATGCTGGAGATGCACAGGACAAAGCTTATACCAAATACAGCATGTCTTAACTGACACGTCCACAATTGTGGCTGGCCAATAAACAGCAGCACACACAGGAAACACAGTTTGAGTGATAACAGCAGCAGGAAGCTGAGCTCTGAATTGTTGGCACGTACTATGGGAGTTTTACGGTGATAAGCAAAGACAACCAACACAACAGCACAAAAGCATAAGCCAAGCAAGGAAGCAGTGGTCAGAGAGATGCCCAGAGGATCCTCATAGGATAGAAACTCCACTTCTTTGGGGACACACTGATCCTTATCTGGATTTGACCAGAACTCATCTTTACATGCTGTGCACTCAATAGCATCTTTGAGTAAGAAAAAGACAGAAGGTGAGACTTTAAAGAGGAAATTACTatcaaaatgtatacaaatagtAACAATAATCTCTCACTTGTTGTATTAGAAATCTCTCCATCTCCACATGGCAAGCAGTCAAAACAGCAGAAAGGAAGGCCCTTTTTTGTGGCTCGTCGGGTTCCTGGGGGGCAGCTCTCACTGCAGACAGATCGTGGGGGCTGAAAGTGACATCCACTGCTATCAGTCATGAGTTTTTCATCTCTCGTGTGTAATGATAAGCTTGGcatttctattaaattattcaaatttttcaTGTCGTTGATTTAAGTAGTATTTTGACTATAtctaaaaattatgaaattttacattcaaagttcattacttttttaatctcAAAGTTCCAGTATATTAAATCCTCATCCAGCATGAGGACCATTCCTGTTTCTGCTCCTTCACTTACTACACCAATCTTGTGGAACCATATTGCTCCATCAGAGCTTGGCTGCCAATTTAACACATCATAGATGGCCAGAGCATCTCCATTTTTATCAAATGACACATGATCCCCAAAGCCTGTGGTGAAGTTAACCTTCTGTAGGTAGTGAACCAGCTGTGAATTTTGTAGATAGGACAGATGAtatacatttatctgaaatttgaATTAATATAGAGCACACATTTTGCTGTTCTACATTCAGCTCTTCTATATGCCTCGAGAGAATCTACACTATACCTGTGGCTCTTACCTGCCAAGGTTTTAGATTTGACATGTTGGCACAGCTGTTCCCACTGAACGGTCCTCTCCCTTTCTCACACTGCATCAGGTCATGTAGTGCATGTGCCAGGGCATAAACTGCCTTATACACATTGTACGATGCCCTCAATCCTGAGACATCAGTGTATGGTGTTTTTGTTATGCTCAGATCTTCCTGTCCTGTACACACCTTTTTCAATTGCTTTCCATCTTTCTCTTTACTCTCAATTTCAAAACTGCACCCAAACATGTTCTCCCAGAAGATCCTCAGCATATTATTTCTTTGATCAGTGTTGGGACGAAGATGTAACAAAAAGTCCTGAAGCCCCTGGATCTCTCCACGCCTGATAGCAATGGCCAGTGTGCCCCCCAAGAATGGCTGAAAACGTGGTGTGCGAAACATAGGTGAAGTGGCCCAAGATTCACTTGCAATCCACTGCCTACCTGTCATGTTCTGCAATACCACCTCTTCCATCAAAGGTATCAATAAAgatgaaggggaaaaaacaacCAGCACTCTAGCTGTAGAGGCCTGAATCACTCCCATTATGCGTTGAATATCTATGGGGTTGTTAACATTGGGTAGTATTTCAGAAAAAGCAACACAATGTCCAAATAGTTGCATTTCCTTATGGAAGGACTGAGCAGCGTAGATGCCATAGTCATTATTACTGTAAAGCAGACCAACCCAGATCCATCCAAAATGTCTCAAGATCTGAACCATAGCCCGTACCTGAAAGGCATCACTGGGGATTGTTCTGAAGAAAGAGGGGTACTTTTTCCTGTCACTCAAACATGAGCAGGTGGCATAGAAGCTAATCTAATTAGGACAAATGGAAAACAGACACAGAGCGAAAGATAAGgggaagatgattttttttatcagttctaAAACCACTGTTTTAGCTTCTTTAGagataattaatattttagagATAGTTTCCACGTGAATATTTTGGAAAGTCTTTTTTTCATACCATAGGCAGTCGAAACAGCCCCAGGACACTGGAAATTGCAATAGAATGAGTAGAACCTGGATCACCTATGATTCCAATCACCGGTGGTGGGCCTTTGCAGTTGAGGTCAGAGACGGTCTCTTCTGTCCCACTAACCAGAGCTGTAGCACCACGGAATGCCACTCCAAGCCTTAAACAGTTGTCATAGATTTGGTAACCAAGCGTGATGTTAGGCAGCAGGTTTGGATTGTTATTAATCTCATTGATAGCAAAAACCATTGTTTGTGCCTGCTGGAAGCTTGTCATATAGAAGCTGGAGAAGACAATACaaatgaaattacataattaaCTCCAGTAATACTAAATGTAACAGTAAAAGTAGAAAAAATTATAAGATTAACTGAACTTCATAACCAACTATTAGCTTTTTGTAAGATCATGTTTTTGgactttaagattttttatttatttttaaatttaaaaaaaaaagttaaaatatgcaGTGAATAATTCCAGTCATGTAACCATTTAATCATGTATAAAACTGGTTGCTTAGACTAAATTATCATTGATAACTTATAGTGTACATTcagtcgtaaaaaaaaaaaaacaaacaaacaaaaaaccttctGTTGGTGTGGTCTAGACTCACAGCTCACAGTGTGGTAGTTTTGGCTCCATTCTGAAACTCAGCTCTGGAAATGCTTTGAGGTACTGAACCTCAAACAAACCACCAATGAGAAAGTCTCCATCCTTGTACATCCCATTTAGTGTAAAGTGTCCCTGTAGCTTACAGGTACCTGAACTGGCCATCAAAGCTACAGAGATATAGTTGCATGAcaggaacaaacaaacatacagaatTAACCACATCCCTCTATATCTTCACACTTCACTCAGCTCACTGATTTATCATCAAGATTGtgtatgacacttttttttataaagcaggCGGTGCCACCGGCCTCTCTGGAAATGATGTCATTTTTGCTATTTGGGGTACTCCAACAGGTATGACTATCATTATAAAGCAAagtattaacaatattttaactaatttaagatatgttaataataataatagtatttatctTATCCCAAGGCCTCCCTTATACAAATGCTGTACTAATATGAGCTAAACTGAAAGATAagagtttttgtgattttgtctcttttagacTGAAACCTCAAAAATGTATGgtcacaaaattaaaaacaacaaaatatgattaACAAATACACAACCAAGCtcatattcagtaaaaaaaaaataataataatcaatgaacATTTCTTATCAGTTTCTGAAAATTTTTACactaaataattttgttaaaccTGCATTTGAAAATTGTCATGATAGTCTTTAATCTGACATTTAGATGGCAGCCATGTGCTTAACTTTATTTTGTGTACTTAACTTTAAGACACATGTGGTCCATCAATAAGACCTGTATAATCCTCCTGTCGTTATTACAGAAGTTGTGAGCATTCCACATTTACTCCATCTTTTTTCCTTAGTAATAATTACTAAGATGTTTATGTGACATGGCACAGGCCATAGGCCaaaatagtattactatagtaGCCCCTCATTCCACCTGGGTTGATTTTCTGAGACCCCAGGAAACTTCCTCAAAGTGGTACTAGTATTTCAGTGATTGACTTTattgaaatgtgaattttacgTCATTGATTTAAACCTGGAGTTCgaaagttttgcctctttgtcaccatctctgtttgaaaagcTGCAATTGCAGCTGTCTTTGGAAATACCTTCCTTGCGTGGGTTgaatctaagttttttttttttttttgtgatcaactttttttttaattgtttttattcaacaaaacaacatccattcaaacaaacaaaacagggaagggggagcaacagacatatatttttacaatctgaaagaattgaaagaaaattattttctgaaagaaaatttCTAAAAGAACAATGTTACTAGGTTTAGCCTTGTTCATTTGTGCTGTTGAACattcacaagtcactattttaaggaggctatgaatccaaaatgtttttgcacacatgaggagtaaaccagttttgtatttttgtcttctttgcagctgtaaaaccagcaaagaaaattctcttctttaatgaacttatacaggAGTTAGAATagtcattgagaagacataaacatggattagacatgtaatcaatttgtagtaaaaaggataaaacagaattcacatgtgtccataggttgacaacaattggacattcccaaaatatgcggagaaaagtacctgatgatactGTGTTACAGATATGACAGTTATGTGTCGattacagtttcattttaaaccttttgtaaggagttatgtatgctctatggatgactttgaaatgtaTGAGACGATGAGCTACTGTAAATTTTTAGAAgataagattagattagaccacaccctctcccagtcgaccgataagtcaaaatctgttaatacacaattccatatatgtttaatagaaagaggctttgcagtgtgatcattaagtttactctgtattaaagaaacagatggccAACCAGAGGATGGTGTGATCCATTCCTACATAGGATGAGAGAAAATGGGGGATGCCCAGGGAAATCCATAGGCCTTGAGAGCAGAacgtaactgaaaaaagacaaaatatgatgatgctggtaaacaaaacttagttctAGTTCTTGAAATGAGCAGAGTTCTTGGTTATCATATAAGTCACCGCATGTGTTTATGCCCAATGTAGACCAAGAGGTCTGGACAAATGGctgatttccacataaaaaattaaagttgtgccATAAGGGTGTGTTACAAGATTTGAAAGGTCCCTCCCATCAGACATTGCACCCTTTTCTAGATCCTAATAGAATTGGCCACAACCAggacaaatttatatttatcatttttatttcctgtgccagcaaataaaatatattggtgTCTATGTGGTTTAACCTTGTCAGCTTTGATTACTCTCCATGAAGCTTTAGATTGAGGATCAACCCAAATATGAAGAGCCTTAAATTGAAAggacaaataatataattcaaaatttggAACAGCCAATCCTCCTGAAAGTATAGGACACTGCAACGTGGCAAGTTTTATTATGGGTAGTTTACCATTCGAGataaactgggaaagtatggaattgatctccttaaagtaacctgAAGGAGGGGAAAGCGTaaacatagaaaaaagaaaatttagctgaggtaacaaattcattttgatgGTGGAGATTTTGCCTTGAAGAGAGACTTTAAGATTATTCTATCTTTGAGTATCACTTCTGATcttgactaaaatattattttaattgtttctgGCTATTTTATGAATGTCGTTATACGCTCACCAGGCACTTTAtgaggtacacctgttcaattgcttggtaacacaaactgctaatcagccaatcacatggcagcaacttaatgcatttaggcatctagatgtggtgaagatgacattcttaagttcaaaccgagcatcagaatggggaagaaaggggatttaagtgactttgatcGTGGAATGGTTGCTGGTGCCAGACaagctggtctgagtatttcaaaaactgctgatctactgggattttcacgcacaaccatctctaggctttacagagaatggtccgaaaaagagaaaatatagagtgagtggcagttgtgtggacgaaaatgccttgttgatgtcagaggtcagaggagaatgggcagactggttagagatgatagaaaggcaacagtaactcaaataaccactcgttacaaccaaactatgcagaatatcatctctgaacgcacaacacgtcgaaccctgaagcagatgtgctacagcagcagaagaccacaccgggtgccaatcttgtcagctaagaacaggaaacggaggctacaatttgcacaagctcaccaaaattggacaccAGAAGATcggaaaaacattgcctggtctgacgagtcttgatttctgctgcgacattcaaaTGGTAGGGTTAGattttggcgtaaagaacatgaaagcatggatccatcctgccttgtctcagtggttcaggctggtggtggtgtaatggtgtgggggatatatcttcttggcacactttgggccccttagtaccaattgagcatcgtttaaatggcacagcctacctgagtattgttgctgtccatccctttatgactaaagtgtacccatcttctgatggctacttccagcaggataatgcaccatgtcacaaagctcaaatcatctcagactggtttcttgaacatgacaatgagttcactttactcaaatggcctccacagtcaccagatctcaatccaatagagcacctttgggatgttatggaacgggagattcgcatcatggatgtgcagccaacaaatctgcagcaactgcgtgatgctatcatgtcaatatagaCCCatatctctgaggaatgtttccaacacctggttgaatctatgccacaaagaactaaggcagttctgaaggcaaaagggggtccaacctggtactagcaaggtgtacctaataaagtggccagtgagtgtatatggtaatacccaaataaatgaaataatctttAATAGGAAAAAATGAGGGGAAAGGAGAGTTAACTTCAACATTGTTAATTGGCATTAAAGCAGTTTTGGTCCAATTTATCTTGTACCCCGATAAACTACTGAAGTGGTTAAATTCCTTAATTATATCAGTTATTGCCATatcaaaatgatctaaatataagATAATGTCATCAGCGTACAactaaataatatgattatggtcATGAATCTTAGATTTCCTAATGGCTTGTGCTAGTGGTTCAAGGGatatacaaaacaataaaggAGAAAATTGACATCCCTGCTTCGTTCCATGCTGTAAAGGGAATGGGGGGTAATATTACCAGTTAAGACCGATGTCTCAGGTGAGTGGTAGAGTGTCTTAATcgtaatcagaatcagaatctgaAAGAGcgttattgccaagtatgcttgcatatacaaggaatttgtttaaGTGACATAATCTTCCAGTGCACAGATACAATAACATCACacagacaaataaatgaataaaagtttagatttcctgggggaagaaactgttcttgtgcctggctgtcctggtatttggatgtgagggatccagagtgattttctgagcccttttcctcactctggatgtatacagttcttgaagggtgggcaggggagcacaataatcctttcagcagtccgaaccgttctctgtagtcttctgatgtctgattttgtagctgaaccaaaccagacagttcttgaagtgcacaggacagacacaatgacagctgagtagaactgtttaaccctctgaggtctaagggggtttggggggcctggagaagttctgacatgccctgacttttgtgcttttttcagttgcttataaacatatacatggctaaagtctgaaaacactgtattcagtacaaactgggctacactaatatgtaaatagcatgtatgtacatgattgtgttttttaaaaaaacaacgtttatgcgtggttagtgaaaaactaaaattttgaagtcactgaaataaggtcataaaacacatacagaacatttgttcacaagactgtcaaacctggagcatgtagcctataatttttgcttcaaaatgatgtgaaaatcatcttgtttactaactcacagaaaacaatagattgatttaaattttctaagacactttttgtttacaAAGGGCATATGcaagtaggcgtgattgaccgtgaacatttgtgtgattcacaacCGAGAAGACAAAGGtccgcataatgagcctttcagtcaggtgtgtgactgagagggaagtgttacaataaataatgtgaggacaaaatatgtttgtagtttatttagaatatatttaattatcccacaaaataatttgagattcacttgcaagtacaatttaaacagtttattaggaacaatcaaagcagactttcaaagctgaatttttagcatcattactccagtcacatgatccttcagaaatccttctaatattctgattttctactaaaattttctactaaaaaaaaaacctttattgttattattattattaatgttgaaaagagctgagaatattttcagttttttttttcataaattgaaagaacagcattgtttaaacattacattaacatttatcatattaattgtttttatttatcatcacgtgtgtgctaaataaaagttttaatttctatatatactgactccaagcttttgaatggtatagtgtatattgttacacttggagtaagactggactAAGGatgttgaaaatttagctttgatcacaggaataaattaaatgttaaaatatatttaaatagaaagcggttcttttaataattaaaaaagatatatatttaaaaagatatttcacaatattaatgctttGGCAAattggtattgactggtattgtgtaatgttgaaaaatataaaggaacatcacataactagtatttccaaagtgtatattgtttatgtgcaaATAAACTAAATGACAAACTGCATTATTAGTTATTTTGATGGTCACTGATATTAGTAGTACAgaagaacatttagatgatgtgaatgaaacttcataatgtctcacttgattatacatttagtcaggaattatagtttggaaaaagtctaactagtaaaatgtgtacatgtTATGCGAAAACTAATCAACAATGTGAAACTCAAATCTTCTTCAGAAAAAGGCAACTTAGCAACCCGCAGAGAGGGTGATAGAAAACCAAACAGAAAAGATAGCAGGTGACTTGAATTGGCCTCCTTGGCAGCAGTCTGGGTCTGTAGCGATAGCGGCGACCGACTGCCGGTCTCTCAGAGCAGAGGCGGGTAGCAGGTAGACAGGGATGGATGGTTCTCTCCCAGCAACAGGCAAAACTGGACAGAATACAAAAGTAAAGGCGATACACAGAGAGCAGGAAGGGTTACCAGGCAGGTCTCAACAGGACACGTCTGGACGGGACTAGAGCCGAGACTGAACAGGATAGTTGTCTGCTTCTAGCGAGAAAACTCAAACAAGAATCTGACAAAGGAGGCAGCGAGAACAGAAGGAGAAATAGGAGAGTAATCAGGGGGGAAAAGGGAACAGGTGGGAAGAGAGTAAACGAGGTAGTCAGATAAGATGAAGAACAGCTGGGGAAAGAGAAAGTAACCTAAAACGACCAGCAGAGGGATACAGAGTAAAAAGAACGAACAAGACATGACAAGACATAacacttactcatgtttatgatctctgctggataaagcgctTCATTATTTTTTccgaggaaatccaaaactcaaatcctgaggtaatcctcagcgcatctttttggggtgaattgtcttattcctctcagcgcgaagcaaacagtaaaataataaaaaaaacttgaagaacagtctcgctgctctGTTTTCTGTGGTATGGGCATTTACACGCTGCaagcttcacgtggaacatttTAATGTCAATTGCACGTTCATcgtgtgggcgtggtcgcattagatataatgaagggagatgtgaaagacagacatcgcattgttttcatatggattactttatcacagaatatttgttttcgattgcacttgcttagtttaaaaatagacatgtcaagctttctatagatatatctctcatgtctctgtgttgagtatttgctgagttacagtttattttactgacacgtttctaaatgaagatcactgcagaccaaggctgcagacagtgcaccttgtttgttttctttattttgtaaatgcacaaagttttgttgttattatgtgtgtatactaATAAAAGTAGaacctttacagattcaattgatgtattgctcttatctgtacgatcaaaactgaaagtgtaatttaagttcttttcggggttatcatgAGAAGATACCTCAACACGCGTATACGCATAAATCGACTACAGAAGGTtaagcagctcctgtggcaggttaaacttcctcagctggcgaaggaattACAACTTTttctgggcctttttaacaatggagtcaatgtgattgtcccatttcaagtcctgagagatggtggttcccaggaatctgaatgactccactgacGCCACAGTTCTATCTATggtggtgagtggggggagtgcaggagggtttctcctgaagtccgctatcatctccactgttttgagcgtgttcagctccagttTGTTGACTGCACCAGAcaccagctgctcaacctcttgtctgtaagcagactcgccaccgtcctggatgagaatGATGACAGTAGTGTCATCTGAAAACTTgacaggagcttgacagaggggtctttagaggtgcagtcgttggtgtacacgGAGAAGAGCAGTGGatagagaacacatccctgaggggcaccggtgttggtggagcagctgtttgacatgaatttccccagtctcactagctgttgcctatctgtcagaaagctggagatccactgacagatagagctacgAACAGAGAGCTGCTAAATatcaaattacaaaacatttttatgagaTAACCATTGTGAATTgggctaaagtaaggcgatagttCTGAACACTTGCtagttatgtacttgctcaaatatataaaaaaagttacaaactGTATCTTTAATGAAGAAGATGAACTCATTTGAAATGCCAATTTGAATATCTCACATTAAagggacctattatgcccctttttacaagaagTATAATAAATCTCTGATGTCCCCAAAGTGTGTCCGTATGttaagttttagctcaaaataccagATAGATATTTTTctatagcttgttaaaattgccacttttagggtatgagccaaaatatgccattttttgtgtttgtcccgaTTGTTT
This genomic stretch from Cyprinus carpio isolate SPL01 unplaced genomic scaffold, ASM1834038v1 S000006739, whole genome shotgun sequence harbors:
- the LOC109072184 gene encoding extracellular calcium-sensing receptor-like; its protein translation is MWLILYVCLFLSCNYISVALMASSGTCKLQGHFTLNGMYKDGDFLIGGLFEVQYLKAFPELSFRMEPKLPHCELFYMTSFQQAQTMVFAINEINNNPNLLPNITLGYQIYDNCLRLGVAFRGATALVSGTEETVSDLNCKGPPPVIGIIGDPGSTHSIAISSVLGLFRLPMISFYATCSCLSDRKKYPSFFRTIPSDAFQVRAMVQILRHFGWIWVGLLYSNNDYGIYAAQSFHKEMQLFGHCVAFSEILPNVNNPIDIQRIMGVIQASTARVLVVFSPSSLLIPLMEEVVLQNMTGRQWIASESWATSPMFRTPRFQPFLGGTLAIAIRRGEIQGLQDFLLHLRPNTDQRNNMLRIFWENMFGCSFEIESKEKDGKQLKKVCTGQEDLSITKTPYTDVSGLRASYNVYKAVYALAHALHDLMQCEKGRGPFSGNSCANMSNLKPWQLVHYLQKVNFTTGFGDHVSFDKNGDALAIYDVLNWQPSSDGAIWFHKIGVVSEGAETGMVLMLDEDLIYWNFEIKKPPRSVCSESCPPGTRRATKKGLPFCCFDCLPCGDGEISNTTNAIECTACKDEFWSNPDKDQCVPKEVEFLSYEDPLGISLTTASLLGLCFCAVVLVVFAYHRKTPIVRANNSELSFLLLLSLKLCFLCVLLFIGQPQLWTCQLRHAVFGISFVLCISSILVKTMVVIAVFKSSRPEGKGAMKWFEAAQQKCTVLVLTALQIVICAVWLSTASPTPHKNNQYIRSKIVYECAIGSVAGFSMLLGYIGLLAAVSFLLAFLARNLPDNFNEAKFITFSMLIFCAVWIAFVPAYVSSPGKYAVAVEIFAILASSFGLLLAIFAPKCYIILLHPERNTKKAIMGRETQNK